From a single Corynebacterium kroppenstedtii DSM 44385 genomic region:
- a CDS encoding FecCD family ABC transporter permease: MTSTVKLWILVSASLVALFVSILFSITLGPLSVSMTDAWRVVAFKLGLSSTPEGVTLLEQNAIWELRMPRALLAAVAGAALSICGAVLQSLLRNGLADPYLLGISSGASAGAVVVVLTASTAASFVMAPGAFAGALAAFSLVLLLAWAAGNGNHNIILAGVAITQLFSALTSFLIMFSADANTTRGVLFWMLGSLASSSWQTVALSTAIFAVSFVVLFCHSTALDAFTFGADSAASLGINVKRVRMVVIGVASLLAATIVSSSGAIGFVGLVLPHAARLIVGTGHRRVLPVSAALGAILLVWVDALGRTVAAPVEIPVGVITALVGVPLFIALLVKQGRGSRTHV; this comes from the coding sequence GTGACGTCGACAGTCAAACTCTGGATTCTCGTTAGTGCATCGCTGGTAGCTCTCTTTGTCTCAATTTTATTTTCTATAACGTTGGGGCCATTGAGTGTTTCGATGACCGATGCATGGCGAGTTGTCGCTTTCAAACTAGGTCTTAGTTCGACGCCCGAAGGGGTCACTCTTTTAGAGCAAAACGCGATTTGGGAATTGCGTATGCCACGTGCGCTGCTGGCTGCAGTGGCAGGTGCTGCTCTCTCCATATGCGGTGCCGTGCTGCAGTCTTTGCTACGCAATGGTTTGGCCGACCCCTACCTGCTTGGTATCAGTTCCGGAGCCTCGGCTGGGGCCGTAGTGGTCGTTCTTACTGCCTCGACGGCGGCGTCGTTTGTGATGGCGCCGGGAGCTTTCGCGGGAGCACTAGCAGCGTTTTCGCTCGTCCTTCTCCTCGCGTGGGCCGCGGGGAATGGTAACCACAACATTATTCTGGCGGGGGTTGCCATTACTCAGCTCTTCTCCGCTCTCACCAGTTTCCTCATCATGTTTTCAGCCGACGCGAACACCACGCGTGGAGTGCTGTTCTGGATGCTGGGCTCCTTGGCGAGTTCATCCTGGCAGACGGTTGCTCTCAGCACTGCCATCTTTGCAGTCAGCTTCGTGGTGCTCTTTTGTCATTCGACGGCGCTAGACGCCTTCACCTTCGGCGCCGATAGCGCGGCGTCATTGGGCATCAACGTCAAGCGCGTCCGGATGGTGGTTATTGGCGTTGCCTCCCTTTTAGCCGCGACGATCGTGTCCAGCTCTGGGGCGATTGGCTTCGTCGGCCTGGTCCTTCCGCATGCCGCTCGGCTGATTGTGGGAACCGGTCACCGCCGGGTGCTTCCCGTCTCTGCTGCTCTGGGGGCCATTCTGTTGGTTTGGGTCGACGCCCTGGGCAGAACGGTGGCTGCACCTGTCGAGATTCCCGTGGGCGTCATCACGGCCCTCGTGGGTGTCCCGTTGTTCATCGCTCTGTTGGTCAAGCAGGGGAGGGGAAGCCGTACTCATGTCTAA
- a CDS encoding ABC transporter ATP-binding protein — protein sequence MSNNHDAVTQRAANTDRSVSFVVSDVCSRVPPVNNVSFEARSGDTVGIVGRNGSGKTTLLRAIAGLAPHSGHVTIDGEDWDTIPRKIRARRMAFVAQHNVASADVTVRDVIALGRTPYLGVLGMRQSDRDMVVASAREVGVHDLLDRRFVHLSGGEQQRVHLARALATQPDVILLDEPTNHLDISAQLQLMGYVSSSILVTVVVLHDLNLAAKFCDYVIVLDGGDPVAAGPPRDVFTEDVIERHFDVESRVWETPDGINLEFHSATTNAG from the coding sequence ATGTCTAACAATCATGATGCAGTAACTCAGCGGGCCGCGAACACGGATCGGTCGGTATCGTTCGTTGTTTCCGACGTGTGCTCGCGCGTTCCTCCAGTTAATAACGTGTCGTTCGAGGCTCGTTCAGGTGACACAGTCGGAATAGTCGGGCGTAACGGGTCGGGCAAGACCACTTTGTTGCGTGCTATCGCCGGCCTGGCCCCACATTCCGGTCACGTCACGATTGATGGGGAAGACTGGGATACGATTCCGCGGAAGATTCGCGCACGTCGGATGGCTTTTGTCGCGCAACACAATGTGGCTAGTGCCGACGTCACCGTCCGTGATGTTATCGCGTTGGGGCGAACCCCGTACCTCGGTGTGCTCGGGATGCGCCAAAGCGACCGTGACATGGTGGTGGCGTCGGCACGAGAGGTGGGAGTGCATGACCTGCTTGATCGGCGCTTCGTCCATCTCTCAGGCGGTGAGCAGCAGCGTGTGCATCTCGCGCGCGCTCTGGCGACGCAGCCTGATGTGATCCTTCTTGATGAGCCGACGAACCACCTTGATATCAGTGCTCAGCTGCAGCTGATGGGGTACGTGTCGAGTTCGATTTTGGTGACCGTTGTGGTTCTCCACGATTTGAACCTAGCCGCGAAGTTTTGTGATTACGTCATTGTTTTGGATGGGGGCGACCCAGTTGCTGCGGGGCCGCCGCGCGATGTTTTCACTGAGGACGTCATTGAGCGGCACTTTGATGTGGAATCGCGCGTGTGGGAAACCCCGGATGGGATTAATCTCGAGTTCCACTCGGCGACGACTAATGCCGGTTGA
- a CDS encoding GNAT family N-acetyltransferase, whose amino-acid sequence MSDNDVNAHVKHEVDRHRFIIEVDGEVAGFAEYAPTAAGDVRDFNHTVVHPEFRGQGLSSKLIKSALDETREAGMHIIPTCSAVAHFVSKNHDYADLVVD is encoded by the coding sequence ATGTCAGATAACGATGTCAATGCCCACGTCAAGCATGAAGTTGATCGTCACCGTTTCATCATTGAAGTCGATGGCGAAGTAGCAGGATTCGCCGAGTACGCTCCCACAGCCGCTGGGGACGTGCGGGATTTCAACCACACTGTGGTGCATCCCGAGTTCCGCGGCCAAGGCCTGTCGTCAAAGCTTATTAAGTCAGCTCTCGATGAGACTAGAGAAGCCGGCATGCATATCATCCCGACGTGTTCAGCCGTTGCTCACTTTGTGTCGAAGAATCATGATTACGCCGACCTAGTCGTGGACTAG
- the epsC gene encoding serine O-acetyltransferase EpsC, whose amino-acid sequence MLGSIITTLKEDLRNAREHDPAARGDAENALVYSGLHAIWAYRVAHCWWERGWKGPARVLSQFTRFMTGIEIHPGATIGRRFFIDHGMGVVIGETAEIGDGVMLYHGVTLGGQVLTQTKRHPTVGDNVTIGAGAKVLGPITIGDNTSIGANAVVTKDIPANCIAVGIPATCRRRKECECTKLVDPDKYVTSAHNPLKGGSKKSDAS is encoded by the coding sequence ATGCTCGGTTCGATCATCACAACCCTCAAAGAGGATCTGCGCAACGCACGCGAACATGACCCTGCAGCCAGAGGCGACGCAGAAAACGCCCTGGTCTACTCCGGTCTTCACGCGATTTGGGCATACCGAGTAGCACACTGTTGGTGGGAACGCGGCTGGAAAGGCCCCGCCCGTGTCCTGTCGCAATTCACCCGATTTATGACGGGAATCGAGATTCACCCCGGCGCGACGATTGGACGCAGGTTTTTCATCGACCACGGGATGGGCGTCGTCATCGGCGAAACCGCCGAAATTGGCGACGGCGTCATGCTCTATCACGGCGTGACTCTGGGCGGTCAGGTGCTTACGCAAACCAAGCGTCACCCCACCGTGGGCGATAACGTGACCATCGGCGCTGGTGCGAAGGTGCTCGGCCCGATCACGATCGGTGACAACACGTCGATCGGCGCGAACGCCGTCGTGACGAAGGATATCCCGGCGAACTGCATTGCCGTCGGAATCCCCGCAACGTGCAGGCGACGTAAAGAATGCGAGTGCACCAAGCTGGTTGACCCCGACAAATACGTCACGAGTGCTCACAACCCGCTCAAGGGTGGGTCTAAAAAGTCGGACGCTTCATAG
- the cysK gene encoding cysteine synthase A translates to MSNVYDNVSELVGNTPLVRLNSLTKDLDAEVLVKLEYYNPANSVKDRIGAAIIDAAEADGSLKPGGTIIEATSGNTGIALAMVGAARGYKVVLTMPESMSKERRALLRALGAELVLTPPPSGMQGAVDKAQELADSTENSILASQFTNPANPKKHYDTTGPEIWNDTDGNVDVFVAGVGTGGTITGVGKYLKEQKSDVKVVGVEPSDSPLLSEGRAGSHKIQGIGTNFYPETLDRDILDNVLTVSFEDAVSTAQAAAAKEGILGGISSGGNIWAALQEAKKPENKGKTIVTVVCDFGERYISTPLFEGLRDD, encoded by the coding sequence ATGTCAAACGTCTATGACAATGTTTCCGAACTCGTCGGCAACACGCCACTAGTTCGACTGAACTCGCTCACAAAAGACCTCGACGCCGAGGTCCTCGTGAAGCTGGAGTACTACAACCCCGCCAACTCAGTGAAGGACCGCATCGGTGCAGCAATCATCGACGCAGCCGAAGCCGACGGTTCCCTCAAACCCGGCGGCACCATTATTGAAGCAACGTCTGGTAACACCGGCATCGCCCTGGCTATGGTCGGAGCTGCACGAGGCTACAAAGTAGTGCTCACCATGCCGGAATCCATGTCGAAAGAGCGTCGCGCACTCCTCCGCGCACTCGGCGCAGAACTCGTCCTCACCCCGCCTCCATCAGGCATGCAGGGTGCCGTCGACAAGGCTCAAGAACTAGCCGATAGCACCGAGAACTCCATCTTGGCGTCTCAGTTCACCAACCCGGCCAACCCTAAGAAGCACTACGACACCACCGGGCCTGAGATCTGGAACGACACCGACGGAAACGTTGATGTTTTCGTTGCCGGTGTCGGCACTGGCGGCACCATTACCGGCGTCGGCAAGTACTTGAAAGAACAAAAGAGCGACGTCAAAGTTGTTGGTGTTGAGCCATCCGATTCTCCGCTGCTCTCTGAGGGGCGCGCGGGGTCTCACAAGATCCAGGGGATCGGAACCAACTTCTACCCGGAGACGCTCGACCGCGATATCCTGGACAATGTGTTGACCGTCAGCTTTGAGGACGCCGTTTCGACGGCACAGGCTGCGGCCGCGAAGGAAGGCATCCTCGGCGGGATTTCCTCCGGCGGTAACATCTGGGCTGCGCTTCAGGAAGCGAAGAAGCCGGAAAATAAGGGCAAGACCATTGTGACTGTGGTGTGCGACTTCGGTGAGCGCTACATCTCCACGCCGCTGTTCGAAGGACTTCGCGACGACTAA
- a CDS encoding enoyl-CoA hydratase-related protein has translation MASNASNNAEDPSTMSEKNNENKASESTVQPDSAEYETVLVSQDDRVATVTLNRPRALNALNAALVRDLVDAVESLDTDPSVGVIVITGSEKAFAAGADIKEMKDRTFPEIRERRMFGELDRLREVDTPIITAVSGYALGGGCELAMTGDIVLASETTSFGQPEITLGIIPGLGGTQRLTRAIGKAKAMDLVLTGRPMRADEAERCGLVSRVFPADSFTEDVYEVAKTVAGFSATALRAATNAVDRAFETTLSEGLRAERESFYSLFATADQKEGMSAFAEKRPAKWQHNQ, from the coding sequence ATGGCCAGTAACGCGAGCAACAACGCGGAGGACCCGTCGACAATGAGCGAAAAGAATAATGAAAATAAAGCCAGCGAATCGACGGTTCAGCCCGATTCGGCTGAATACGAGACGGTGCTGGTGTCACAGGACGATCGCGTAGCGACGGTGACGCTGAATCGTCCGCGCGCGCTCAACGCGCTCAATGCGGCGTTAGTGCGTGACTTGGTGGATGCCGTTGAGAGTTTGGATACCGATCCGTCCGTCGGAGTGATCGTGATAACTGGATCTGAGAAGGCTTTCGCCGCCGGCGCAGACATTAAAGAGATGAAGGACCGCACCTTTCCTGAGATCAGGGAACGACGGATGTTCGGCGAGCTCGATCGCCTGCGCGAGGTCGATACGCCAATCATCACCGCGGTGTCGGGGTACGCGCTGGGGGGCGGGTGCGAACTGGCCATGACCGGCGACATTGTGTTGGCCTCGGAAACCACGAGCTTCGGGCAGCCGGAAATCACGCTCGGAATTATTCCCGGCCTCGGTGGTACTCAGCGTTTAACCAGGGCAATCGGTAAAGCGAAGGCGATGGATTTGGTGCTAACGGGTCGGCCGATGCGTGCCGACGAAGCTGAACGCTGCGGTTTGGTCTCCCGGGTGTTCCCCGCTGACTCCTTCACCGAGGATGTTTATGAGGTGGCGAAAACAGTTGCTGGTTTCAGCGCTACAGCTCTTCGCGCTGCGACGAATGCTGTGGATCGAGCCTTTGAGACGACGTTGTCTGAGGGGCTTCGTGCGGAGCGGGAGAGCTTTTATAGCCTGTTCGCCACTGCTGATCAGAAGGAGGGGATGTCGGCTTTCGCCGAAAAGCGTCCGGCGAAATGGCAGCACAATCAGTAG
- a CDS encoding DUF2505 domain-containing protein, whose protein sequence is MSASKTEQRDFAQPIDRVYEICCSEEFLLRSGGTSERPVTIVDSRYEHRDDGSVFSEATAEQVMQPPEDAGEDAKPKTLRMTQSSTVFPLENGSFRIESEASLPGNTGRMSITFRYSASSGGVEQGETNQVGEKPLGCHVEAKATAKSRIPVVGRKLEKSVVSSLGSSLDRTIERINNLATQTRGQ, encoded by the coding sequence ATGAGTGCGTCAAAAACGGAACAACGTGACTTTGCTCAGCCGATTGACCGCGTGTACGAAATTTGCTGTAGCGAGGAATTTCTACTGCGAAGTGGTGGCACGTCCGAGAGACCGGTAACGATCGTTGACTCACGCTATGAACATCGTGACGACGGCTCAGTGTTCTCTGAGGCGACGGCAGAACAGGTCATGCAGCCGCCGGAAGACGCTGGCGAGGACGCCAAGCCGAAAACACTTCGCATGACGCAGTCGAGTACGGTTTTTCCGTTGGAAAATGGCTCATTCCGCATTGAAAGTGAAGCGTCGCTGCCGGGGAATACCGGGCGCATGAGCATCACGTTTCGCTATTCTGCGTCGTCCGGTGGGGTTGAGCAGGGTGAAACGAATCAAGTCGGTGAAAAACCGCTCGGTTGCCATGTTGAGGCGAAGGCGACCGCGAAGTCTCGTATTCCTGTGGTGGGGCGGAAACTCGAAAAAAGCGTCGTCTCGAGTCTCGGCTCCTCTTTGGATAGGACGATTGAGCGGATAAATAATCTGGCCACCCAGACGCGGGGACAGTAG
- the ramA gene encoding acetate metabolism transcriptional regulator RamA, with protein sequence MDALRYKDDGEAVRRALASLKNATGIPVTMYGAIETDNSLKINAWVGLRTPALHNLSIDAGSGVGGRVVTTRRPVGVSDYTRAKVISHEHDRAIQDEGLHSVVAVPIIVSRDLRGVLYAGVHSPVRLGDKVLEEVTMTARTLEQDLAVGDAFRRTDPTRGGGKSGRLMNGAEWEQVRSTHSKLRMLANRVESDDLRQELEQLCDQMVQPVRVKQTTKLSARELDVLACVALGHTNVEAAEEMGIGAETVKSYLRSVMRKLGAHTRYEAVNAARRIGALP encoded by the coding sequence GTGGACGCACTACGATACAAAGACGATGGTGAGGCCGTTCGGAGAGCTCTTGCCTCGTTGAAGAACGCCACCGGAATTCCCGTGACTATGTATGGCGCGATCGAGACGGATAACAGCCTGAAGATCAACGCGTGGGTTGGGCTTCGTACACCGGCTTTACACAATCTTTCCATTGACGCCGGTTCAGGTGTGGGCGGTCGCGTAGTAACGACCCGTCGCCCGGTCGGTGTGAGTGATTACACCCGGGCAAAGGTCATATCCCACGAGCACGACCGTGCCATTCAAGATGAGGGCCTGCACTCTGTGGTCGCGGTGCCGATCATCGTCTCTCGTGACCTGCGTGGCGTGTTGTATGCCGGCGTTCACTCGCCAGTCCGCCTAGGCGACAAAGTCCTCGAAGAAGTCACCATGACTGCCCGCACCCTTGAACAGGATCTTGCTGTCGGCGACGCTTTCCGTCGCACCGACCCGACCCGCGGTGGCGGGAAGAGTGGCCGGTTGATGAACGGTGCCGAGTGGGAGCAGGTCCGTTCCACCCACTCGAAGCTTAGGATGCTGGCGAACCGGGTCGAGTCCGATGACCTCCGCCAAGAGCTTGAACAGCTGTGTGACCAGATGGTTCAGCCAGTTCGTGTCAAGCAAACGACCAAGCTTTCCGCCCGTGAGCTGGACGTTTTGGCCTGCGTGGCCTTAGGGCACACCAACGTGGAGGCCGCGGAAGAGATGGGCATCGGAGCGGAAACCGTGAAGAGCTATCTCCGTTCGGTGATGCGTAAGTTGGGTGCGCACACTCGCTATGAAGCGGTGAATGCTGCTCGTCGCATTGGGGCCCTGCCGTAA
- a CDS encoding cob(I)yrinic acid a,c-diamide adenosyltransferase: MSVHLTRIYTRTGDDGTTGLSDFSRVSKNDPRLVAYSTCDEANTIIGMALAVENSAEKPQLPDAAQSALAIIQNELFDAGADLSTPVVENPKYPPLRIEQRYIDRLEKWCDEFNENLPKLDSFILPGGTMTSAFLQNARAVVRRAERAAWAAVEAYPDTTSKLPAKYLNRLSDLLFILSRVANDGNDVKWVGGGTRDSL; encoded by the coding sequence ATGAGCGTCCATCTCACCCGCATCTACACACGAACCGGCGACGACGGAACCACCGGACTATCGGACTTCTCGCGCGTCAGCAAAAACGACCCGCGGCTTGTCGCATATTCGACGTGCGACGAGGCGAACACCATCATAGGCATGGCTCTCGCAGTTGAAAATAGCGCCGAGAAGCCGCAACTTCCCGACGCTGCGCAATCCGCGCTCGCCATCATTCAAAACGAACTTTTCGACGCGGGGGCCGATCTGTCAACGCCCGTCGTCGAAAATCCGAAATACCCCCCACTACGGATTGAGCAACGCTACATCGATCGCCTCGAGAAATGGTGCGACGAATTCAATGAGAACTTGCCTAAACTTGATTCGTTCATCCTCCCCGGGGGGACGATGACTTCGGCGTTTTTACAGAACGCGCGAGCGGTGGTGCGGCGTGCGGAACGGGCGGCGTGGGCAGCTGTTGAGGCCTATCCGGACACGACGTCGAAGTTGCCTGCCAAGTATCTCAACAGGCTTTCTGACCTGCTGTTTATCTTGTCGCGTGTGGCGAACGACGGTAACGACGTGAAATGGGTTGGTGGAGGCACACGCGACTCGTTATAG
- the murA gene encoding UDP-N-acetylglucosamine 1-carboxyvinyltransferase produces the protein MKSRNDSFKVTGGARLQGQVRVAGAKNSVLKLMGAALLAEGTTVLTNCPEIADVPYMADVLRGLGCRVVLDGPTVYITVPEHVTSDADFDAVRKFRASVCVLGPLTARSHRAVVALPGGDAIGSRPLDMHQSGLEKLGATTKIEHGCVVSEAESLHGASIKLDFPSVGATENILTAAVLAEGTTVLDNAAREPEIVDLCTMLSEMGAKISGAGSNTITVEGVPRLDPVRHEVIGDRIVAGTWAYAAAITQGDITVGGIDPSFLHLVLEKVKGAGAEVETYATGFRVVQNHRPKAVDYQTLPFPGFPTDLQPMAIALCSVSEGTSVITENVFESRFRFVDEMTRLGADAYIDGHHVMIRGVEQLSSAPVWSSDIRAGAGLVLAGLCADGMTEVNDVYHIDRGYPDFVETLTELGATIERAHHDSAE, from the coding sequence GTGAAATCCCGAAACGATAGTTTCAAGGTAACTGGTGGAGCCCGTTTGCAAGGGCAGGTTCGTGTGGCGGGGGCGAAGAACAGTGTCCTTAAGTTGATGGGGGCCGCGTTGTTGGCCGAGGGCACGACGGTGCTGACCAATTGCCCCGAGATCGCCGATGTTCCTTATATGGCCGACGTCCTGCGGGGGTTAGGGTGTCGAGTGGTTCTGGATGGGCCGACGGTTTACATCACGGTTCCAGAGCACGTGACGAGTGACGCAGATTTCGACGCTGTGCGTAAGTTCCGCGCGTCGGTGTGTGTGCTCGGGCCGTTGACTGCTCGTAGTCATCGCGCGGTGGTTGCCTTGCCAGGGGGAGATGCGATCGGTTCGCGCCCGTTGGACATGCACCAAAGTGGTCTCGAAAAGCTGGGTGCGACGACGAAAATCGAGCATGGTTGCGTCGTATCTGAAGCTGAAAGTCTGCACGGTGCGTCGATCAAACTCGATTTCCCTTCGGTTGGTGCGACGGAGAATATTTTGACGGCCGCGGTGTTGGCGGAGGGCACCACCGTTCTGGATAACGCTGCTCGCGAGCCTGAGATCGTGGATTTGTGCACGATGCTCTCAGAAATGGGCGCCAAGATTTCCGGGGCTGGCTCGAACACGATCACGGTCGAGGGCGTTCCCCGGCTGGATCCGGTTCGCCACGAAGTGATCGGTGACCGCATTGTCGCGGGTACCTGGGCATATGCCGCTGCTATTACTCAGGGCGATATCACCGTCGGCGGAATTGATCCCTCTTTCCTCCACCTTGTTCTGGAGAAAGTCAAGGGTGCGGGTGCCGAGGTAGAGACCTATGCGACGGGGTTCCGCGTTGTGCAAAACCACCGTCCGAAGGCTGTCGATTACCAGACGCTGCCTTTCCCAGGCTTTCCGACGGACCTCCAACCGATGGCGATTGCGCTGTGTTCAGTGTCGGAGGGCACCTCGGTGATCACCGAGAATGTCTTCGAGTCGCGTTTCCGATTTGTTGATGAAATGACCCGCCTAGGTGCCGACGCCTACATCGACGGCCATCACGTCATGATCCGAGGGGTGGAACAATTGTCGTCTGCCCCGGTATGGAGCTCCGACATTCGCGCAGGTGCCGGGCTTGTTTTGGCCGGTTTATGTGCCGACGGGATGACTGAAGTCAACGACGTTTATCACATTGACCGCGGGTATCCGGACTTTGTGGAGACGTTGACGGAGCTGGGAGCGACGATCGAGCGTGCCCACCACGACTCTGCGGAGTGA
- a CDS encoding aminotransferase class I/II-fold pyridoxal phosphate-dependent enzyme yields the protein MTEQSGSLLTSPIVSRLRDIPETIFSRITRLAVENNAINLGQGFPDSDGPRRMLEIASEQILSGNNQYAPGRGIPELRKAISANREQSYGQVFDPDTEVAVTVGATEGIAASILALVEPGSEVVLIEPYYDAYAAAVRLAGGNHVAVPLLPTTDEDGTPRWALDVEALRRTVSDETRMIVVNTPHNPTGHVFTTDETLAISEVAEAHDCLVLSDEVYEHLVFSGARHVPVASVGSLRERTVTVSSTAKSFNATGWKTEWVMGPAPLVDAAITAKQYMSFVGATPFQPAVAYALREEADWVEGLSQRLESNYKKIAKVCGDIGMTVYPSDGSYFVVTDISTCEATKNMTADDFCLALPKDAGVAAIPVTAFVDDEEQYRTLVRWAFCKKANVIDGAVDKLTAWAKAK from the coding sequence ATGACTGAACAGAGCGGTTCACTTTTAACTTCACCGATCGTGTCGCGCCTCCGTGACATCCCTGAGACGATCTTTTCGCGCATCACCCGGTTAGCAGTAGAAAACAACGCGATTAACTTGGGCCAGGGTTTTCCGGACAGCGACGGCCCACGAAGAATGCTGGAGATCGCCTCTGAGCAGATTTTGTCGGGCAATAACCAGTACGCTCCAGGCCGGGGCATACCGGAGCTACGCAAAGCGATATCTGCTAATCGCGAGCAGAGCTACGGCCAGGTTTTTGATCCGGATACCGAGGTTGCTGTGACCGTCGGTGCCACGGAAGGTATTGCAGCGTCGATTTTGGCGTTGGTCGAGCCCGGCTCTGAAGTGGTCCTCATCGAACCTTATTACGACGCTTATGCAGCTGCTGTCCGGCTGGCGGGTGGCAACCATGTAGCGGTCCCGCTGCTCCCAACGACAGACGAGGACGGCACCCCACGCTGGGCATTAGATGTTGAGGCACTGCGCCGCACTGTGTCGGATGAGACGAGGATGATTGTCGTCAACACTCCTCACAATCCGACAGGGCACGTATTTACAACCGACGAAACACTGGCGATCAGCGAAGTTGCGGAGGCTCACGACTGCCTTGTCCTTTCCGACGAGGTCTATGAGCACCTGGTGTTTAGTGGAGCGCGCCACGTTCCCGTGGCCTCCGTGGGAAGTTTGCGCGAGCGCACTGTGACCGTTTCGTCGACGGCGAAGTCCTTTAATGCGACGGGCTGGAAGACGGAGTGGGTTATGGGTCCTGCTCCGCTCGTTGATGCGGCGATCACAGCGAAGCAATATATGTCCTTTGTGGGGGCGACACCGTTTCAACCGGCAGTGGCGTACGCGTTACGTGAGGAAGCTGATTGGGTCGAAGGACTGAGCCAGCGGTTGGAAAGCAACTATAAGAAGATCGCAAAGGTGTGTGGGGATATCGGGATGACCGTGTACCCCAGTGATGGGTCATATTTCGTGGTTACCGACATCTCAACGTGCGAAGCGACGAAGAACATGACCGCAGATGACTTCTGTCTTGCTCTTCCGAAGGACGCGGGCGTTGCAGCTATTCCTGTCACCGCGTTCGTTGACGATGAGGAACAGTATCGAACCCTGGTTCGGTGGGCTTTTTGTAAGAAGGCGAACGTCATTGACGGTGCCGTTGATAAGCTGACCGCATGGGCGAAAGCAAAATAG